The window ATTTGCATCTGGATTCAGGTCAAGCACTGCCTTTAAACCAATAGCCTCTTCTTCCTCCCATAGAATAAGTTTAAAAGTATCTTTTAAATCCTTGCTTAGAATCTCTGAAAAATCAACAGGGAAGGCAATGAAAGGGGGAAAGTTTCTGCCGCATTGTTTGGTAGCCTCCAATGCTATTTTCCGCCAGCGTTCTACCTTTTTAAGTGATTTATCATATGTGAGCTTTGGAACAGAACGATCTGAATTAAAAGGAAGGATTTCAGAAATCCCCAGTTCTGTTCCCTTTTGAACAATAAGGTCCATCTTGGGGGGTTTAGGCAACCCTTGTCCTAAGATAATCTCTATGGGAGATTCCCTCCGGGGAAGAAATTTTTTAAATACGTACACCCTAAGTTCTCTTGAACTGCTTTCTTTAATCCTGGCATGATACTCCCAACCGGCATCATCAAAAAGAACTACCTTATCTCCCACGCCAAGCCTGAGGACCCTGCTTATATGCTTAACGTCTTCTCCAACTATTGTCCCTATATTGTCCCTTATACTGCCCTTTTCAATGAAGAATCTTGGCACATTCTCCCTCCATTAATAATTACATCTTGAAAAACATCCAAGGACTCACTTTTTTTG is drawn from Thermodesulfobacteriota bacterium and contains these coding sequences:
- a CDS encoding 16S rRNA (uracil(1498)-N(3))-methyltransferase, with product MPRFFIEKGSIRDNIGTIVGEDVKHISRVLRLGVGDKVVLFDDAGWEYHARIKESSSRELRVYVFKKFLPRRESPIEIILGQGLPKPPKMDLIVQKGTELGISEILPFNSDRSVPKLTYDKSLKKVERWRKIALEATKQCGRNFPPFIAFPVDFSEILSKDLKDTFKLILWEEEEAIGLKAVLDLNPDANKFFVLVGPEGGFSSSEIRKAREAGFNVANMGIRILRSETASISILSVIQHRFGDLN